The proteins below are encoded in one region of Triticum aestivum cultivar Chinese Spring chromosome 1B, IWGSC CS RefSeq v2.1, whole genome shotgun sequence:
- the LOC123098538 gene encoding 60S ribosomal protein L22 — MASITCSNCIKVGHRYTNCHIDLKPALAMRKNRHDPSSSSYPPDAATSASSAARARRVASTATAPAPARRTPSSATAPTPARRTPSSTTAPALAKRTTSSATAPAPAKRTPSSATPPSTRSATTAAKGKAPATRASTAAKGAMAAFLLQDQTVVPRESESQPRRSRTP; from the exons ATGGCCTCAATCACTTGTTCTAATTGCATTAAAGTTGGCCATAGGTACACCAACTGCCATATTGATTTGAAACCTGCACTAGCCATGAGAAAGAACAGGCATGAT CCAAGCAGCTCTTCTTACCCACCTGATGCTGCTACTTCTGCCTCATCTGCTGCACGAGCAAGAAGGGTTGCATCTACTGCCACTGCACCAGCACCAGCAAGGAGGACTCCATCTTCTGCCACTGCACCAACACCCGCAAGAAGAACTCCATCTTCTACCACTGCACCAGCACTAGCAAAGAGGACTACATCTTCTGCCACTGCACCAGCACCAGCAAAGAGGACTCCATCTTCTGCCACTCCACCATCAACAAGATCTGCTACTACTGCTGCAAAGGGTAAGGCTCCAGCTACTAGGGCTTCAACTGCTGCAAAGGGAGCAATGGCAGCTTTCTTGCTCCAAGACCAAACAGTGGTTCCCAGAGAGTCAGAAAGCCAACCCAGAAGATCAAGGACTCCCTGA